The Dermochelys coriacea isolate rDerCor1 chromosome 19, rDerCor1.pri.v4, whole genome shotgun sequence region CTTCAATAATTTGATTTGACTACACAAGGCAAATGGTAGTAGAGAATTGAGCCCCTAATCTACATTGCTGAGCTGTGTGAAAGGCAACTTTCCCTGTTCCTGGATCTGTCTCTTTAATCCTTAAGAACTAtctttgtagaaagaaaaggagtacttgtggcaccttagagactaacaaattttagaaaaatttgttagtctctaaggtgccacaagtactccttttctttttgcgaatacagactaacacggctgctactctgaaacctatctttgtAGAATGCTCAGTTATGTGGACTCAGCAAAACCTTTAGATCCTAGAAACACTAAATTCTTAGTGCTAAGTGCTACAACACTTCAAaagggaaatgcaaaaaaaaaaccactactggcagtggagaatggggggggcTCATGAGTGGGGAACGTCAGCCTTATGAAGAGAAGCCACAGCTCTCTCCCATACCCACTTCCtagttttctcttttctcccaACATAACTGCAGGAGAACAATGACTTTCATGAGTTAAAGGTAAACAAAAGGTTCTTGAACAAGCTTTGAATAGGAGGCTATAGACTAAGTATCaacaatggacctgattctcagcTGTATCCCAGCCCCCTTCACGCTGCTCCAGTGACCTGAAGTGGCAGCAAGCCTGGCAGAAATGGCCTTTAGAGAATTACACCCTGCCTGCCCCAGGACAGTTCTATGCCACTATTTCCTTATAGGCCCCAGTGTAGGAAATGTCAGGACAGAGATGGAGTGTAACCAGAGCATGCTTGTGCTGTGGTTATCATCAGGTACTGAATTGCCCCTACGGGGCATATCTATTGCAGCTGGAGGCTGAGTAGACATGAGATGGCTAAATTTCAACGGACTGAACAGGCCTTCAGACAGTCTACACTAGAAGTCTGCACtagagctagtctacactagTATCTCTGGTGAAGAtactctatgccaacaggagagagctgctcccaccaacatagcgctgtccacactgacaccaCTCAGGGTGAGGAGGCCTATTCAtgctcctgagcaacataagttatagcgacataacctgtagtgtagacaagcccttagaatacAAGGGGTGCAAGTAGAATTTGTACCTGTTTTTGGCATGTCCATTCTCCATTCATTAAGgcctatatattttaaatgagtatttaaaatataaaattggtTTGTTTCTTACCTTCCAAAGTTTTACCCAGCAAGTGTCACACCTCCTAAAAGCAAAGCATTTTCTTGCATTATTACAATAACATTTTCATATAGTATCTTTTACATACTCTCAAAACACTTTTACAGTTAAATGAAAGTAACtagaaaaggggaaaatataaCTTTTAATTTTAACAGGTATTAACTATGGGGATATACCTCCAGAAGAGACTTAAAAATAGCTGAAGTTGAGGTGAAAAGATACACAAGGCTGTTCTAAACCCAAGGAGCTGCAAATGTGGTTCTTATCTACATTAGCAAATTTCTTATCCGTTGTTCAGCGGCTTCTGTGCTTCCAGTGCATAGACCAATATAGACCACatgcatgcatatttttaaaaaactatatcaTCAAATGCCAAAGTGGCTAGATTttatggaggggcagaggagaccAGTGCTAAGATAAGTGAATAAAGGAAAGAGAGAGCATGTGAGGTCGTTAACAGTAAATCAATAGAAGGCTTTGAAATCAAGATCCAAGTTAGTCAATGGGGTAATTCTGTTGAAGTGAGTAGATGGAGTTACTTCATGGATGATTTAGGCCATAGAGGACATTTTTTTCCACTATGCACTGAAACAGATGAGGATCTAGTAGTATCTGTGATGAGTATAGGGTTACACTtgttttaatgacaggtttcagagtagcagccgtgttagtctgtatttgcaaaaagaaaaggagtacttgtggcaccttagagaccaacaaatgtgTGAGAAAGTAGACAGAAGCATTCTGCACAACCTGAAATCTATCAAACCTACACTATTTGTAAATAATAGAGCATTCCTTTtgcatttaaactattttttaaaagtttactcacatttatttttaactacCAGACTGTAGATGTTTCATTTTGTTAGATACACATTTACATTTGTGTAGTCATTTGTCATTAATAAAATCaactacttttattttaaaatagtgaatTTTCATAGCTTTCAATTCTTTACAGATAAATACACTTtgacaaaagatttttttaaaattaaattattgctatattgtatatatatttgAATTCCTTTCAAATGTATTATGATAAATATGGCACAAGTGAAATATAAATGGAAAAAAGACTGTCCTTTAATATTAAAGATATAACAAATGTCAAATTTCACCTACAAACACAAGCCCTTCATCTGCAGGGGAGCTACATATGCACCTGTGAGGTCAGCACTTTCCACCCCTcccaaaaaataaaagttattgcatttaaatattttaaaatataacatgtTTTCAGAGTATAGATTTTTTCAAAGCCAGAACAGGTTGGGTATGACCAAAAATCCAACAGATCTTTGGAGTTTATTGAGGAAGGGGGCTCAGTCCAGTTGTTGGTGAAAATGTGTACGTCATAGGAAAACATCAGAATTGGCAACCATGTTGATAGTTTCAGCAGTCTAAAGACTGCATGGGAACCGAAGCTGAACTACCTTCCCTATTCCTTGAGATGGTCCCCGTGGAATAGGCCTAAGCGACCAGTCTGGATGGGAAGAAGCTTGTACTGCTATTGGTTGTGGTGCATTTATTTTTACAGACAGAGTCTTTCACTCTCCAGAGATTTTGTTCAGGAACCCCAAAATACACTGAAAAAGACCTTTGCGGAGGGTGCCCATGTGGTGGCGAGGGAGAGCCTTCGTTTTCATATTTGCAAGCAGACCGTTGCACAGGAAATCCATTTCAACTTTAGTAATGAGGTGGGCCCATACCAATGCCAGGAGTGCCAGTTCCCTCATTCAGGGCCCGGCTGAATGATTCCAAGAGGACCAATTTCAAGTCTCTCCTGACTTTTCCAGATGGTTCCACTGAATGCCCACCattttccatgtttaaaaaaataaattaatatctaACATTTCACATTTTCTCCACAGAGacattattccccccccccatgatttacatttaaaacatgctGACACCCCCTACCCCCTTGAGCTCAACCAccacccactccctgcctctCACAGGTAGTGCCTTTTATTGCAGGAGAAATACCCCAGCCTCCTCTTAGGGACACCCTGCCTTTCTTACAGCAACAGcccaccctcctgccctctgcttaGCCCACCGCCCTTCACAGGGGCACTGGCTACTGTCTAGTTACAGGGGcagttgccccccccccaaatactGTCATACAGAGATAgtacctctagttccagcacctataggtgaggctgcaccccctggctttgATTTCCATCAGACAAGGGtttagttttgttcaatggctttcagcgcCCTCCCCCGCACCATACAcactaaaaattgttccagcacggCTGGCCTCACCCCACCTTCCCCATTCTTACCTCTAGCCCCATCACGGGCTAGCCTTTGCCACCCTGCCCCCTCTATCCCCTCAGGATGGGCCCCAACCTCCCCTACAGGGCCTTCCGCTCACGCTtccactgctgctgccccttTAGCTTTTCTCAGACTGGGGACCGTGCTACTCCCCCCACACCATGCCAAAAATCAACCCGACATGCCACATCCAGCCCCCCCTGAAACTCCTTCAGGCACCCACGGGAACTGAACCCGACCTGCCCGAGGTTGCTCTCGTGATAAAATTCCAACTTGACCCACCATTGGCTGAATACAGCCACCTGCCAGCCAATGGGAAGTTGGGCTAACTAACctgtcttccttccccctcccctgtgaTAGGTCAATTAAGATGACTGATTGACAGCCACTTGGTCCAATAGAACTCCTTCCTGATTAGCGGCCTTGAGTGGGCGGGACCTGACCCAGCGCTCAAACAGCTCTGTGGAGTAAACAAAGCTCCGCAGAGCTTCCCGCCAGCCCCGCGTCAACTCCACGCTGCTATTGGCTGAACAAATGGGCAGACCATTTTTGCCCAATGGGGTGATGCGTTGCCTCGAGGGACAGGGGCTGGCCTGGGTGGGAGATTGTCCCCGTTCAGCCCCTGGCCCTCAGAGAGGTGATGTTTTTTGGTTCCACTCTTATGGTATAAACCCTCCCAAACAACCCGCTCTCTGGCTCCACCCTACTAGCCAGCGCTGGCCCAGCCGTGTCCTGCTGAGGGCCGGCTTCCCTCATGGCCCAGGCCGGTTCCCCCCTGCCTCATACTGTACACCGTATTACACACCCACCCCACTCGCATCAGCTCAACTAGTTCTCAGGCTCGCGCACGCACACATCCTCACTCCAAAGGGCAAATGGGACATCCCCccaatgcagccagctctggggtggaggacAGCAGCAGGCAGCCAACACAACTGTACATCTTGCAACAACCTGAGGGAGGGGCAATTTAGCCAATACGTCATTGCCCATGTGTAACAGTTGCAGAGGGTCaactggagggagagggaaggaaagtgGTGATGGTATTTGCCCTGCTCCACATACAAAACTAACCGCACCACTTTCTCTCGCCTCCAGGAGATGCTGCTCTCGGTAGATGGTTATAACACCTGCACAATTAAGTCAACTTTATTTCACACTATACATATGACTAAATTGAAGAGATTTTTAAATGGACGTGTGCACAGTAACATGATTGTAAGAAAACCCGTTCCTCCCTTTAAAGGTGGTCTtaagtgaaacattttaaaaaagaaagctgctTAAAGTGGGCAGCCCTTTCtacactttttaattattttctcaaaATACAATGGAAGAAGAGAAGGGTACTGAACACAGTATTAACCTTTCCTTGTTATAGTACAATAGACTCTTCTTTTTTGAGGTAGTGGGCAGTGGGGTTCGTTAGGgtgatgtcccagttttatagggacagtcctcatatttggggctttgtcttatataggcaactattacccccaacccccatcccaatttttcacatttggtgCCTGGCCACCCTTGTTCTGACATGCTATACTGAGCCTAACAGAGACAACTGCAGATAAGATGTTACTGATACCTGTCGGTGATTTGCTCCTTCCCTCTTTCAAACGTCCCACTTCCTATGCTGATAATAAAAGGAGAGCTAGTAAGCGGTCATTTCAAAAAGATGACAAATTATCCTGCTTGGGTCCCTATATGCAGTAATGTTCAAACAGCAAAGGACCATCACTCGCACAGTTAACTTGTACACTACTGTGAAAGATACAGGTCCCAATTCTAGTTTGCCCCTGGCAGCATGAAGGTGCCTTAGAGTTGCTGAAAATATAATTTACTcactcctgcccccccaaaaaaactccaCTTGCTGTAattattctctttctcctccccactaACACACCCACAACCATTCCTTGCTAGTAAAGGCCAACCCAAAATATACGTTAGCATttaaagaaagacaaaggaactTCCGCACTGTTTACATGCGAGGTCTCAGAACTGTATAGCACAATGAAGAAAGGTGAAGTTTACACACACTTCTCCGCAGGAAAGGTGTTCAGTCATAGTTTGCCTCCTGCATGACAATGAATTGTCCTACAGTGGAGGAATGTTCTGTACTGTTTCTACGGTCTTAAGAAAGAAGTAGCCAGTTTATTGACTGCCATCACGGGAACAGGAGAGAAGTGCACTTCATATTCCAAGATCTAATTGTTCTGGGACATGCAGATCCTGGTATACTCCGTTCTACCCCAGAAATGGTGAATGCAGCCTCTGCTTGTGGGAAGGGCAAGAGGAAACACTAGTACTGTACTGCACTCACATGGACACATGCTTCATTACAGTAGGAGTTCACCAGTGTTCTATGGAGGAGATATAGCACCACCTATTGGCATCTTTTCACTTTAAAACAGACAGATAAAGATGACTTTTATCATGGTAAATCCTTTCGTTAGGCCAGACTAGCAGCAGAGatctcaaggtatgtctacacaccaaCTAGAGACTTGTGGCTTACCTGTGCCAGCCGACTCAGGCTCGCAGAGCTCTGGGtgaggggctgtttcactgctgtgtagacttccaggcttgggctgaggcccaggctctgggaccctgtctAGTAGGgggatcccagagcctgggccccagcctgaaagtctacagagcaatgaaacagccccacagcctgagcccaagttgGTTGGCATGGCCCAGCCATGGGTTTtagtttgctgtgtagacatgcccttggaGGCTTTAAATAAAGTGAAACAGAGATGCCACTTTGGAATGAGCAAATTAAAATCTATATCAAAGCAGTGCAAAACAGAGGAGACGTAGTTTCTCTAAAAGAAGGCAAAAAAGTGTTCAGATCTATGACAATCTAGTCTTCTCCCGCTCCTGCTAActcaataaaataatatttttggctAATAAAAATAACCCCCTTTTGATTTCCCCACCTACATCAAAAGGAACCCAGTTCCAATGCTGgcctttaaaaatcaatataaagtATCAGTGCTACTGAGAGACTCCCTACAAATCCCTTTCTTTTTCACCAGAGAAACCTAGCTCTCTTTTCAAGATATGCAGTTCCTAGCCTGGTTCACCATCCTCAGAGTAAAATCATAGGTGGCTATTCCCTGTGATTCCTCCTCCCAGCTGATTGAGCATCTTGTTGGCTCTAAGTATTACAATACATTTATAGCCAATTGTTCCATTATTTCCAGACAGATGACAGAGTTTGTGTGGGACCTTTGCCAGTAATGACAAGTATTCACTCCTTTCAGcagttttcttcttgttttataTATCGATGATCACAAACACTTCTGGAGTCTCTTCTTCATAGATCTGCATTGCTGAATAAGTTATTGCCTTGACCTCAGTACCCTAGAGGGAATGTGCACAGCAAATTAGAGTTTGTAAACCATGAGCCCCAGCAGTGGCTCTGTATGAATCACAGCAATACATGAATATTTACTGGCTTTCTGGGAATGCTACTCAATTTACAGTAGTTTTCAAACCGGGGTATATGCACCCCTAGGTGTATGTGAGCTCTCGTTGGGGGGGGTACATAAGAAAAATCCTGTAGTGACAGACAATGCACTTTATTTAGTACAGAGATTTTCAAACTGTGGCGGGATGCCCCCTAGGGGTGTGTGGAAGAACATTTGGGGATGAGCGGGGACACCAGGTGGCTTGGGCCAACGATGCCAGGCagctcagggagggagtgccacctccaccccctgcctgACTTCTGTGAAAACCTCCAGAAGCtgttgctaaatggaaggcagaaattggGGAGGGGCACATGATCCCACGTACCCTTCCCCACCTATGTCAGATAGGGGCATACAGTAGAGTATATTATTTTGAAAGGGGTACAgagcctaaaaagtttgaaaaccgcttagtttaaaaaaaaaaagactccttcCCCagaagcacagctgtgctgcactTGTTAGGAGTGTAAAGGTTGAGACATCACCATGTAGTAACTGGTCTAGATCAGTGACTGATGGGAAAGTAGCAGAACAAAGTTACTTTCTGCACAACACCAACTCCCATCAACTAGCCACAACAGAACACCACAGTTTGGGTGATGTGGGATGGAATCAGGAAGGATTATATTAGTTTATTACTGAATCTCTAGAGAATTTACAACAGAACAACCTAATAACTGTAATGCCAGTGTAAGCACCCTGACTTTGGATTGGTCTGCATTTCATTGGCTCAACTAGACAACGGACTTCTCATTGCTGCTAGCTCATGAGTGATCACCCAGACACTCAACGGTTTCAGGAGTACTAATTGCTGCATTCACAAACGGCAGTTAGTGAGCAAGGGCTTTGGTATCAGAGGCAATACTGGCATCTAATTACACAGAAAAGTTTGTAACTGGCTCTCTTAATAACTTAGGAGAAAAGCCTTAGTCATACCCATGAAACTGTAAGATGCAGAGCAATTGTTACATACCTGAGGGTGTTTGGGTAAAGAGAACTCTTCCCCCCACCTTagggaacaaacaaaaaacaaacccacagatAAGTATGAGGAGATTGTTGAAACTTTGGTTTTATTCAACAACTATCATTGCTGGAATCACCAATGCAAGTGAGGAAATCCACTTTATGGCAAAGGTCAGATTAACTCTCCTCGTAGTTCTCTCATAGCGTAACTACTGAGGTGGTGTGGAGGATAGTTACTCCCTCAGAGAGCTGAGCCATCCCAGCAAATACACTAGTTATTAGTaccttgtttgtttaaaatatataaaaatcctCCAGTTCCAGGCTTTAGCCTCTTGGACAATTTTACAAGctattaacagaaaaaaaaaaaaaagtaattcagGGAACAACATACTACACCCTCTCTAGTAGTTAAACATGTAATTCCCACTGTAGGGGAGAGAATGGCACACCATCCCTTGTGCTCCATGGAGGGGAATTTTTCCAACTAATTGCTGGAAAGGTCACTCCCATAAGCCAGGATTGCTAGAAGAGGTGTGGGTGGAAGAGAGAAAACATGCGGCCTAACCACTGGCTCAACCCATGACATAAAAGAATAGGGGTGGGGCTCTTCTACAGAATTCctctgatcttgggcaagtcacttagcctctcacTGTCTCAATTcgctgatctgtaaaatggggatgatagcaGTTCTACCcctcacaggggttttgtgaggataaatatgttatAGCCCGTGAGGCACTAAGATAAAGGGACCCAGAGAAGTATTTAAGATAGctaggagagagaggagaacaaACAAAGCCCATTTTCCTTTCACTTATGCATTAGAGATTCACTCTTAAAAAGGATTCTATAGGGGAACTGTTAACAGGAGGATTGAAGTTATTCTGGTTCTTTCAAGTCTCCTCATGCAAGTACAATACACACAGTGCATCGTCAGCTACAACACTGAAAAGCtaatccccccccaaaaatccactGAATCATCAACATGTATAGATGTTGTCCAGTGGGAGTGAAACTGGGCATCTACGGCCTTTTCTAGATTAGGGCTACATCCACACCAGGAAAATGTATTAACTAACCACGTGCTAACATTCTAATCTTAATAAGGCTGCTATAGTTCAAACACTTTAAACTGGTCAAGATAAAACTTAAGGGGGAGCCTAAGGATTAACTCCATCAGGTTAACATGTTCTGAAGTACAACGGCTTTGTCTCAATTAGAATTTTAGAAGAGGTTAGTTAGACAGAGCTAGCTCAATCTAACctcacacctttaaatcctagtctagagaAGGCCTACAAAACAGAGAGATGTTGATTTGCCTACAGTCCCTGTATTGTATTAAGTAATTCCCTGAAGTTCTGGGctcagattatttttatttccgGTCTGCTTCCAAGTCTTTGATAGCAACTGGCTGAAACGCATCAGAATAATAAGTAGCAGTTATACagttttacaaacattagctGATTAATCCTCATGAGAGAGAGCGCATGATAGATACTTAAATTTTATAGACACAGATagaaggacttgcccaaggcccccccactccttcctagTCTTTATTCACTGGTTTTCAGAATTTCGCTTTTAAATGAGATGGTGTTGATTACTCACCCAATGGACCTTATTTTGTACCTCATTCGGTCAATGTGAAGCACTTTCACCTCctgcaaggaaaaaaaagtcgCTATTAAGAGGACTTCTCATATTGATTTATACCACCGGATGAAGACTCCCAGTGAACATGCCTCAATACAAAGCCAATATTCACATCATCATCGGAACCTAAAGCCAGCGTTTGAGCAGCCTCAGAGACACACTGGTGTTCAGAATTCAGATGTACATAGAATAGTTATTACGGTATAATGGCACCTATTTATTAGCCTTTACAACAGCAAAACTAAGAGTATATGCCTTGCCTCTCCCTATCCTTGCGTCTACAATCCCCCCCGATGCGTTGGCGGGTCTAAGTGTTTTGTTGGTTCCATCTTTACTGCCCCAGATACTGCTGTACCTAGGGCAGGTATTGGTAGGGAATAGTCCTGTCCTGTAAGATGGAAGAGACTTACCCTGGGTACGAAGAACTGGTCAGCACTGAATTTATACAGCCACTCATTCAAGAAGTTATAGAGAAGAGAGAGCAGGTCATGTCCTACAGgatagaagcagagagagaaaatgagcccGGTCAACCGGGAGCCCGGTCAAGAACTTCCCAAACATTCTTTTAGTCCATATCAAAGGGGCAGTTTTCTGATGACAAAGTACTAGAAGATTCAGATTTCCTCCATGTAAATCTGGATTTAATAAATTGGTACCAATACTACATCTACGGAGCCAACTGAGATTGGCTCCTTAGATGTAGTACTGACCTTTTTATTTCAATGCACTTCTCTTTCAACGAGTTCATACAATAGGCTCATTACCTTCTTACCTTCTGCCTCCACTTCTATAGTATCCAAGGGTTCAACAGTCTCTGTATCTGTCATGTAGCCAAACATGGCCATAGCACACTGCTCAAATGTCTCTTCCAAGGTATCTCCCCAGGCATGTAACCTACAGACATCAGCATTACTCCATCATACAATAGTAACAAAGAAAGTGGGGGGGATGCAGATGAAAGATTGGGGTGCTAGTATAAGTGGGAAAGGAAGTGAATGCAGAGAAGTGCAGATCTGCCATTACCTATGAATAGGGCATTTGGGAAGAAAATTAGGGAAGCACTGTTGAAATACTGCAAGAGGAAAGGAGCTTCCTTTTGGAGGGACAGAGTGGGAAAGTAGAAAATACTTTACTAAAAGTGATGTCCTTCCTAAATATGGACAGTTGGCATGCATGGACCACTTAGAAATAAGAGGTAGACCACTTGGAAATAAGAGGTAGCATGAACATCTGAGGTTGAAGAGAAGAGACAAGGAGCTGAAGAATTAAAACACCTCCATGTAGCTTAGACTTATTTCAGGAGCACTTTAGGCATACctttgtgacattctgtaccttgggggagcatcctgtaaccccccatattcctcatctgtatataattgtgatattacatataaaacatgccttgtaaggtatcgggGGAagattatgatctgctgaaagtcatttctctatgcattaatgatatacatatatggaggtgaagttatgagaattgtgttgtatggttgtcactaaaacatgctgtaaattggggaattaGCCAGATGATAGCTCGCCAGAggaaacagcaaggaa contains the following coding sequences:
- the ZBTB8OS gene encoding protein archease isoform X1 → MADNYRDYNLTASQQAIKAKYPPLNKKYEYLDHTADVQLHAWGDTLEETFEQCAMAMFGYMTDTETVEPLDTIEVEAEGHDLLSLLYNFLNEWLYKFSADQFFVPREVKVLHIDRMRYKIRSIGWGEEFSLPKHPQGTEVKAITYSAMQIYEEETPEVFVIIDI
- the ZBTB8OS gene encoding protein archease isoform X3; protein product: MADNYRDYNLTASQQAIKAKYPPLNKKYEYLDHTADVQLHAWGDTLEETFEQCAMAMFGYMTDTETVEPLDTIEVEAEGHDLLSLLYNFLNEWLYKFSADQFFVPREVKVLHIDRMRYKIRSIGRCDTCWVKLWKSHLHYHQLPG
- the ZBTB8OS gene encoding protein archease isoform X2; the protein is MADNYRDYNLTASQQAIKAKYPPLNKKYEYLDHTADVQLHAWGDTLEETFEQCAMAMFGYMTDTETVEPLDTIEVEAEGHDLLSLLYNFLNEWLYKFSADQFFVPREVKVLHIDRMRYKIRSIGRCDTCWVKLWKVRNKPILYFKYSFKIYRP